Below is a window of Cytophagaceae bacterium DNA.
TTGATATTTTTGGCCGTTACGGCGGTCCATCGCCGCAATGATTTGATATATGTATTGAACAATGCTACCCTGGGTATTGTAACGCTTGTTTCCTTGATATCAGGTTTGTGGTCGTGGTATAAAATCCAAAACAACGCCTTCCATCAACCCTTAAAAAACTGGTTGGAATCAAGAATAAGTCTTTTGTCAAAATGGTTGACCGGCAGATACAGTAAGCTGTATTTGGTCTTAATTTCTTTTCTGTATGTGCTGACGATTCTGTCGATACATGTGTATTTTGAAAATAAACCCTTTGTGGAGGTTTTTAAAACCGAAGAATCATTAATTGGCCTGATGGTAGGAGCACCGTTTGGGCTATTTGCAGCCTATTTGGGTGCCTCCAAAATCAGGAAATATCAGATACACAATCTGGAATATCTCAAAGAATTGTATGCACGTCTTTGTGAGCAGGAGTGAGGATGGGAGCTCTTTGGCATTTTCTCAATGTCAAAGCTGTGTAATGAATGTTGTTGAATTTTAGCAAAAATGGGGTTACTCGCCGTTATTTCGGGAATTAGGATTACAAATCCAGTTTTATCTAGCTACGGGATATCCCAGGGGAATATCCCGTAGTGCTGATGGATACTAGCATCAACTGAGTTTTTTCTCTCAAAGTTCGCACGCTTATGATCCTTTGACCAGCGGAACATTTTGAAGAGCATTACTGGAATGATAAATCAACCTGTATTTTTCAAACCACTAGACAATGCATTTATAATACTTAATAACTTATTTAGCAATTTGTCTTTTTCTAAATTATTTTCATCATCCATACTTCGCCATATTTTTAAATATTTAACATGTAACTTGTGTAAAACAAAAAGTTTTTCATTCCGCCATTTTAAATTATCATACTGCCCCAATCTTCTGTTTGTTGAAGAATCATTAAATAGCTCTTCAATATACTGTAAACCATTTTGGTAATCAGCTAATAACATAGACATAAACAATTTCTTTTCATTCTCATCCTCATCAAGCGAAGCATATAAGTTCATTATTTCTAAGTTAGATAAGATAAGATTGGTCTCTGTTTGAATCATCAAAAACTTAATGAAGTTCCAGCTATTTATTCCTTTTATTAAATTTTCGAATTCATGAGGTTTTTCGATTTTCAATTTTTTCAGGGCTTCACCAAGCCCAAACCATCCTGTTAAAGCAAATCTTGATAAATTCCAACTAAATACCCATGGAATAGCCCTAAGGTCTTTTAGTGTTCTGGTACCTGTTCTCCTGGCTGGCCTTGATCCGATTTTACTCTTTTCCAATACATCTATACATGTCGTTTTGCTGTAAAAGTTTATCAAGCCTGGGGTTTCAATTAGGTTTTTATAATGTTCATATGACTTTTCTGCAATAAACTCCATTGCTTCAATGGGATATTGAGTCTTTTCTATTTTTGTTTGGCTCTCAATTAAATGCCTGGCTATACCCGATGACAATGCACTTAAGTTGTAGGTTGCAGTTTTTGGATTTCCAAATAGTTGTGCAACAGATTCGCCTTGAACAGTAATTTTCAAAGTGCCATTTATAGTGCTTTCAGGCATACTTTCTACAAAACGATGGTATTTTCCACCACCTCTACTAATGGTACCACCTGTGCCATGGAAAAAGTAAATTTCTGTGTTATTATCTTTGCCAACTTTAGTCAAAGCTATTTCGGCCTGGTATAGATTCCACTTACTTGCTATTGTGCCACCATCTTTATTGCTGTCACTGTAACCTAACATAATCTCTTGAGCAAACCCAGTGTATTTTCTACGGGATTGTGTAATTGGATGTTTAAAAAATGCATCTAAAATTTGAGGGCCATGGTGCAGATCCTCAATGGTTTCTAAAAGTGGAACTACTTTAATGCTGGTATTTAATAACTGGGTTTCACGCATAAATAAGTAAACAACCAATAAATCACTAAAATCCCTGGTCATACTAACAATAAAAGAGCCTATACCGTCAACTCCATACTGATTTATATGTTGGCGAATAACTTTATAACAATCTAAAATAGCATCTGCCTCCAACCCATAGGAAATCGTTACATCAGTAATAAGTTCATTTTTTTCTAATATTTGGCTTAGATATTTTATCCGTTTTGTTTCTTCCCATGTTTCAAAATCATAATCTTTCTCACCATTGCATTTTAAAATTTGAGATATTGCTTTATCATGAAAAGCACTATTCTGTCTTATATCTAATTTCGCCAGGTGAAATCCAAAGCTTTTTACTATTCTTTCAACAGGAAATAACAGACTTTCTGCAATGCTATTTAAACCATTTTGTATTAAAACTCCTCTTAATACTTTTAAATCTATTTCTAAAGCTTTACTAGATTTATAGTGTGATTTTGAATCTGTGTAATTTTCCGAAATAGTATTATCTAATTGGCAAATCATTAGATTTACAAATTGCCTCCATGGTTCATAGCGGTTTCGGTTAATGGCCCGTTTGCCTGACTCACCCAAAAGCTTTTCTTTGTTTTCTATTGCCTCTGATAGTTCAAAAGGAATAGGGTTGGTAATAGCAGAGACAGATATTTTTTTTGCCAAATTTTCCAATTCATCTCTTACAAGATTTAACGCAGTTTTTCTGTGAATCAGAAGAGTTTCTTTAGTGATAAGAGCAGAAACAAATGGATGTCCATCTCTGTCGCCACCCACCCAACTTCCAAATTCAATTTTTGGAAATAAATCCGGATTTTTTATTTTAAGTGGGTTAAGACCCAATGCTACCCATGAACTTTTCAATTGGTCGTCGGTATTTTTTAGTACATTGGGAAAGACCTTTTTGAGGTAATGCAATACATTAGCTCTTTCGTCACTTATTTCCGGTTTTTCCATGTAAATCTCTCCGGTTCTCCACCATCTTTCCAATAGATGGAGGATATTCTCCCTGATTACATTTTGCTCAATTTTACTTAATGAGGAATTCTCTTTTTGAACTAATAGTAAAAATAACTCTCGATGAATTTCCAAAACAGTTATTCTTTTAGCCTCAGTGGGATGTGCAGTTAGAACCGGTATAATATGGGTTTTAGAAATTGCATTGAGCATTTCCTCTTCAGATAGGTTTGCTTTTTTCCATATATTTAATGTTTCGGCCCAAGACCCACGAATTGTTACAATTTTTTCCTGGTCTTCGAGTTTTCTTCTGTACTGCATAGCAGCATTTTCTTCGACCAATGTTATGAGTTGAAAATATATACTTAGAGCTTGAATCGTTTTACCGTTGGGTAGTTCTTCAATATCTGTTTTTACATTATTTATTGAATAATTAACTAAATCAATTACTTGATTTTCGTTAATTCTTGAGAGCATTTCTATATAACAATCAATAATAAATCTTCGGTCATCAGAGATCTTCTTAAAATGTGTTTGTTCAATATTCATAATTAAAAAAGTACCTATTTATATTTAGTTTATAGTAAAATCCTATTTATGTAAAAAACTTCAGTAATAATCCGGATTTGAATTCTTAAGTTTAGTTTTTATAAATAGTTCCGATTTAGTGAGATAAATTTTTACATTTATTTTAAATCTATATTTTTTGTAGGACAAAATAAATCGAACCTTGTTAAGCTGCAAAAGGCGATCTTAGATTTAATGGTATTTTAATTCTAAAAATTACCACTCACCATTATTATCCCAATCTGGAAGCTTGATAGATAGGATTTTCAATTCTCAAAAAGGAAACGTAAATCATAATTTCCTTTTCTAATGACATAATAATCAGCTACATGTAGGTCTTTGGTTCTGTTTTTTTAAGCTTTGTTATTGAATTTTATAATAAAATGGGGTTTTCTGGTAGTTTTTTCGGCAATTGGGGTTAATTTTTTCTTAGGTAGCTTTGGGATGTCCCGGCGGAACAGACCGAAGGGCTAAAAATCAAAGAAATAGTATATCGCAAATCTTTCCACTTACCTTAATATTTATTTTGTCAGAGACCTCCATTATTCGATTACGCTGTGCTTCAATGAGATCAATGCTTATTTTTTTAATTCTGGCTTGATTTTGTTTTTTGTTGAGTTCAAAATTCATCTCTAAATCGTCGTTGGCATAGGAATATTTATTTTTTTGACGTAAACCATTCAACTCACAGAAAGCTCTGTATTCTGCCAATTTCGATTTATCCAATGTCACCGTTACCGATTTTATTTTATTGAATTGACGTGGGTATTTTTTCCCATTTGAGAGTTTGGTGTTGAATTCCTCATAGCTCATTTCCTGGCTGAGTTCGTCACCTGCAAATCCCAAATATTGTAAGAATTCTTTTTGGTATTCCAGGATACTGATTTCGTAATTGGTTTTGGTGGATGCCAGATTTAGGGTTTTGTACCAGACGATTTTGGCATCTTCTTCATTTAAATGGGTTGTATTGGTGTCAAAGGCAATTCCTTTATTTTGGACTGTAGTTATCAAATTATTTAGCAATCCCAAACTCCGGGTTTTAAATTCTATGCCAAAATCATGGAGGCGGTTTCCTATTTTATCAATGTTGTTGGGCTTAAAAAACTCCAAATTTGCGGCTTTGCCGATGGCATATTTTCCGGTATATTCTTCTTCAAGCGTTTTAGTGGTGCTTTCCTGACAAAAAAACAGCGTATCACGTACATAAGCATTTGAAAATAGCTGCTCATAAGAGATGGAGTCAATACAAATATAAATGGTGTTGCAATCGGTTTTGGTTTGAGCTAAAGCAAATTGGATGGATATTAGGAAGATAATCAATGATTTCATAGCTATTTGTTTTTATTTCAATTGTAGTTTTTTTCAATTTTAAGCATTAATGCTCTTTGTCAATTTCTCAATGTAAAGACTAAATGATTACGTATTCCAATCCTCAAAAAGTAAAAATAATCTCAATATTTCCCTTACTAATTCCATAATAATTAGCAACATGCAGGTCATTAATTAACAACTAAAGCATGTTATTGAATTTAAA
It encodes the following:
- a CDS encoding phosphoenolpyruvate carboxylase encodes the protein MNIEQTHFKKISDDRRFIIDCYIEMLSRINENQVIDLVNYSINNVKTDIEELPNGKTIQALSIYFQLITLVEENAAMQYRRKLEDQEKIVTIRGSWAETLNIWKKANLSEEEMLNAISKTHIIPVLTAHPTEAKRITVLEIHRELFLLLVQKENSSLSKIEQNVIRENILHLLERWWRTGEIYMEKPEISDERANVLHYLKKVFPNVLKNTDDQLKSSWVALGLNPLKIKNPDLFPKIEFGSWVGGDRDGHPFVSALITKETLLIHRKTALNLVRDELENLAKKISVSAITNPIPFELSEAIENKEKLLGESGKRAINRNRYEPWRQFVNLMICQLDNTISENYTDSKSHYKSSKALEIDLKVLRGVLIQNGLNSIAESLLFPVERIVKSFGFHLAKLDIRQNSAFHDKAISQILKCNGEKDYDFETWEETKRIKYLSQILEKNELITDVTISYGLEADAILDCYKVIRQHINQYGVDGIGSFIVSMTRDFSDLLVVYLFMRETQLLNTSIKVVPLLETIEDLHHGPQILDAFFKHPITQSRRKYTGFAQEIMLGYSDSNKDGGTIASKWNLYQAEIALTKVGKDNNTEIYFFHGTGGTISRGGGKYHRFVESMPESTINGTLKITVQGESVAQLFGNPKTATYNLSALSSGIARHLIESQTKIEKTQYPIEAMEFIAEKSYEHYKNLIETPGLINFYSKTTCIDVLEKSKIGSRPARRTGTRTLKDLRAIPWVFSWNLSRFALTGWFGLGEALKKLKIEKPHEFENLIKGINSWNFIKFLMIQTETNLILSNLEIMNLYASLDEDENEKKLFMSMLLADYQNGLQYIEELFNDSSTNRRLGQYDNLKWRNEKLFVLHKLHVKYLKIWRSMDDENNLEKDKLLNKLLSIINALSSGLKNTG